ATAGCAGCCGGTATGAATTTCGATAAACGGCGCGCCCACTTCCGCCGCAGCGTTGATTTGCGCTTCATCGGCATCAATAAAGAGCGAAACCTGGATACCAGCCGCCGCCAGACGCGCGCAGGCATCACGCATTTTTTCGCGCTGCCCGGCCACATCCAGACCGCCTTCAGTGGTGACTTCCTGACGTTTTTCCGGCACCAGACAGCAGAAATACGGCTTTGTTTCTACGGCGATCGCCAGCATCTCTTCGGTCACCGCCATCTCCAGATTCATGCGCGTGTGCAGCGTCTGCCGCAGAATACGCACATCGCGGTCGGTAATATGACGACGATCTTCGCGCAGGTGAACGGTAATACCATCTGCTCCCGCCTGTTCAGCAATAAACGCCGCCTGTACCGGGTCCGGATAGTCGGTGCCGCGTGCGTTACGTAACGTGGCAATGTGGTCAATATTGACGCCTAACAGTAATTCAGCCATGACAATCCTCGTTAATCTTTCTTCGGTTTTACGGTGCGTTTGGGCATAAATTGCCGGAACAGTTCCCGGCTTTTTAACGGTTTTCCCCCAAGATACGGCTTTAACGCCATACGGGTAAAGCGTTTCGCAGCACGCAGGGTATCCACATCCGGAAACTCCCGCGCCTCCAGCGCCTTCAGGTGCCGGCCGGTAAAGGTATTGTTATCAATGACGACACTGGCAATAAAACCTTTTTCTTCGCGGTAACGATAGGTCATCGTGTCATCCACACGCTCACCGCTTCCCGCACAGTGGGTGAAATTGACGCCATAGCCCAGATGTCCCAGCAGCGCCAGTTCGAAACGTCGCAATGCCGGTTCAGGCGAGCCGGTCGTACCTGCCAGCGTCTGAATGCAGTTCAAATAATCAAAAAAGAGTTCGGAGAAGCGCGTTTCATATTCCAGCACGCGAGAGAGAAGTTCATTGATATACAGGCCGCTATAGAGCGTAATACCGCTTAACGGCAGCGCCAGAGAAACTGCCTCGGCGCTGCGCAGGGTTTTGACCTCGCCACGT
The Salmonella bongori NCTC 12419 DNA segment above includes these coding regions:
- the recO gene encoding DNA repair protein RecO; its protein translation is MEGWQRAFVLHSRPWSETSLMLDVFTEESGRVRLVAKGARSKRSSLKGALQPFTPLLLRYSGRGEVKTLRSAEAVSLALPLSGITLYSGLYINELLSRVLEYETRFSELFFDYLNCIQTLAGTTGSPEPALRRFELALLGHLGYGVNFTHCAGSGERVDDTMTYRYREEKGFIASVVIDNNTFTGRHLKALEAREFPDVDTLRAAKRFTRMALKPYLGGKPLKSRELFRQFMPKRTVKPKKD
- the pdxJ gene encoding pyridoxine 5'-phosphate synthase, which produces MAELLLGVNIDHIATLRNARGTDYPDPVQAAFIAEQAGADGITVHLREDRRHITDRDVRILRQTLHTRMNLEMAVTEEMLAIAVETKPYFCCLVPEKRQEVTTEGGLDVAGQREKMRDACARLAAAGIQVSLFIDADEAQINAAAEVGAPFIEIHTGCYANAKTEAEQAEELARIASAAALAASLGLKVNAGHGLTYHNVKAIAALPQMHELNIGHAIIGRAVMTGLQEAVAEMKRLMLEARG